Below is a window of Xyrauchen texanus isolate HMW12.3.18 chromosome 1, RBS_HiC_50CHRs, whole genome shotgun sequence DNA.
GAAAcctaattaaaataacattagtCAAATTATGCGAACAGCAAAAAAATTAAAGTTTAAACATGTTCAGAAAGTAGGCTACGCTTGCTCCTGGGTCAGACTttggtatatttatttatttatttatttatttatttttaaagtaggCTATTAAATTCATTGTATTAAATTCCCCAGGgccatttatacatatatagattaattatttgatttttttctttttttaaatacataaagcaAAGAAATAGCAAGCAGGAGAGTTCCATGTGTTAatgctttagtgtgtgtgtgagtgtgtgtgtgtatatatatatatatatatatatacacacatagagagagagcgagagagagagacttttctTTTGCAGAATAATGGTGTAAATAAGCTGTATTCTTAAAATGTTAGTTTGACGGTGGTGTTTTTGTATGGGGAAATAACTTGAAGCCACTCAATTCTCAGGCAACCAACCAACCCAGCACTAGTGCACCTGAATGAGAGAAATCTGCTGTATCGTTACAATCGTAACCCTTCTCCTGTTAACCAAACTGTTTAAGAGAAAAATCTAATTGACTTTTCACGACTAATCAGAAGATCCTGTTTGCCAGAGCTGTTGAAGAAAATGTGATTTAGGCCAGTCGCACACATATTTCTCATTCCTCCCCCTGTCAAATACATCCAAATACATCAAATGTCATtaagtgtgttttctttttaaatcctTTGTCACCTCAATTAACAGATCTGGATCAGCAAAGCCCCGTTTAAAAGACCATGTGCGATGGGGTATGTGTAACTTGTTCTCTATCGCCTGGCATTATTGAGCTGATTCAGAGGTGTAATTTGAAGAGCCCGTTTGAAGTCTTTGATCAGCGCTGTCGCAGAGGTCTTGTGTATTGCACGAGGAAGCGCTTTTGAGCGCAACGTCTCTGCTTGTTTATTTGGATGCGTGTTGGAGAATGTGAAATGGTGTCATCTGCATAATTGCTAGTAAAGGAGTCACAGAAATCATCCCTCAAGTCACACATCCGAGATTGCCCTATTTATACGAGTGATATTAGTGCGACGCTTTGAAATTTTGGCCTGTGTTTAAATGGCGTTGTAGGCTAAAGgctaaactaaaatatatatatatatatatatatataaatgaacaaaTGGCAACATgcatatgtaaaatataataattattaataataataattattattattataaagcttTGCGATAATTCAAATTGGGTACAAGTGTTCCCAAGGGACGGACACTGTCATTgagaggaggagaggaagaaaacactgtCATAATGCTTTTATGTGCCAATTTCCTGCGGGTCAGTGTGAGAGTGTTAAGTTAGTGCATGTGTATTTGATTGGGGCAATAAATCAGAGgcaaaccttgaagccttgacaGGTCCCGGGATGGGACACGTGTCCATCCCAACTCAGACCGCTGCAGGGCGGATACATGCACACGTCTTTTACCCATTGAttcttattttacttttaataaagttGGCAATCAGTTAGTTCACATCAAAATTATTGAgaatttttttaaactacatttttgcaCAAATCCAAAAATAAGAGTCTATGCTTAGTTGAAATAGTGGTGTGTTGCACTGTCCCAGATGGCAGAGTGCTGCGGGGTTAGTCGGGTGGGTTGAGAGCTCTTGTTAACTCTGCGGGTCTGTGTGGGTGTTATTGACGGTTATGTAGTTATTACCATCCGCACTGAATGGCATCAGGCTGCTGTTCTAATTAATAACCCCGTAATCTCGCATTGTAAGACGTCCAAACACCAGCACGTGGTGAAGAGAACATGAAAATCATAGAGTTCTTAAataggcaaaaacaaaaaaaaaaataaataaataaaaaatccataCAAATGACATTCCAGATATTAGGATGCCACAACAATAAATATATCTTCAAAAACAGATGGTAGGGTTAGAAAGGTCGTTGGACACCATATAACACCAAATCCAATCCGAATATGATTCATTCTAATCTTTCATTACTGAATTGAGATTTAGTCATCCTATCTTCAAATAAACGAAACTCGTTAAATCACTCATCGGTGCCGTTGTTTAGAAGACGATTAGCAGACATATGATGACAATAGACTAGACTAAACATAATACGATTATGGATGTTTcctgcatattttcatatattggTTCAAGGAATTTCAACCGTGACGATCGTCCTTTGTTTTAATCCGTATTATTTACAGTAGGTTGCGGATTATATAAGATATTTTTGGTAGATATCTGTCAATCTGTAGAGTAATCCTTTAGGTTAATCgcccaaaatatgttttttttttgtgaacagaAGCTTTTACACATGAATGCAATTGAAACATTTGcgattatattttaatatgtcaAAAAAGCTTTAAGGACTGACAGCTAAGACATTTGGATTTAAGTATAtgcctaaataataataataaataataatcataatttcgtattccaaaaaaaaattaaaatcaatgGATCCAATTAAAGTTTAATTCGGTGAAATCCACAACAGTGCATTTAGGCATATAATGTTATTGCTCGGGCTTTTCCTTTCTTGTCAACTTACTCTGAAGGCGAACGGTAAAACGccaatatttttatattgcacATCAAAGGCGTCAGAGGACCCAGATCTTGATCCATATGATGAACTAAAACGATCTTCATGCAACATTTTTCCTTTAGTGTTTTGAAAGTGCGAACACACTAAATTCTTTAAATTCTCCGATTTAAACGTAGATGCTCTTCATTTAACGTGGAACAGACGCGTAAAATAAAGACACAAAAGATCTGCGGGAAGTTACCGACTCAGCAAGAAGGAACTATTTACCATTTTGTGGAAAATCAAAATTTCTGAGAATTAACACAAGTAATTGGAAAGGGCTTAAGCGGCGGGCGAATAACAAATGAAATGATTGGCGAGCCATAAAATGAGATTTGAAACTCATTCATATAAGAGATGGCGACATCAGAGCATTTATCCAGAcggagagcagagagagagagagagagagagagactctgtaaGTGGGTGTGAGACTTGAGGAATAGGAGGAGCTTCTGAACGACTAAAAATGCCAATCACAAAAGGGAGTTTCAATAATCTAAAGCAATCTGTAAGGACCTGACCTTAGTCCATTCAGATCAATAGGGAAGTAAGGGAGAAAAGCGCAATCGGATCGTTTACACTGGCTCTTTTGGAGGAAATATAGACTTCCCTGACACTTTGTACTCACTGTAAAGTGGATATCGTGGTGCACACCAAGAGGGCGATTCGCCGCTTTTTGTGACTCCAGCAGACATTCTCCACTACAATGTCTTTCCCACAGCTGGGATATCAGTACATCCGACCCATATACCCGCAGGACAGGCAGGGGATAGGCAGTGCTCGAGCCGGGACAGACCTGAGCCCGTCCGGAGCGCTCTCTAATGTTCTCTCAACTATGTACGGATCACCTTTCGCTGCCGCACAAAGCTATGGAGCTTTTCTTCCATATTCAAATGATCTATCCATTTTCAACCAGCTGGTGAGTAATCATGTCTTTTTGGGGGGGTATTTTCTCTTTGTTTCCCAAACTTAAATGGTGccattcaataaaataaaataatattaataaaaaaaagttcaataaaaTTTTTTAAAGCAAGTTTTGAAAGATGGTGGTGAACTTTGGTGTTCACTTCATATGGTAAATGCAAAATGAGCTGGATAATGTAACAAAGTAACTGAAATGGCCTCTAAAAAAcgtgattttattaaataaaaccaCTGGTCAAGTATATTTCCGCCTCTGCATAttaaaatctaataataataaggcTTTAGAATTTCACTACTACTGCTAGTCCTACATTGCTGATTTGTCAAATGTGATTTTTTGATTACATATACCCTATTCCCATGCGCAAAATCCGCACATTGCACATCATTTTggctgttttttatatatttaaaaaatcccGAATCCttcattgtttttgtatttgtttgcaaGGCCTGATAACCACGTTCGCAATAAAGACATTGAGAAGCagtgcataaaaaaaataaaaaaaaaatgtaaatgtgtacaaGAAAAGCATGCCAGGCCAAGAAAGGTGGTCATGAATCACGTTAATGTTGGATACGTATTCTGTGTTTCAGGGGGCACAGTACGAACTGAAAGACAGTCCGGGTGTCCAGCATCCTGGATTTGCCCACCATCATCCCGCTTTTTACCCATATGGTCAGTACCAGTTTGGCGACCCGTCCAGACCCAAAAATGCCACCAGAGAGAGCACCAGCACACTCAAGGCCTGGTTAAGCGAGCACCGGAAAAATCCATACCCCACCAAAGGCGAGAAAATCATGCTGGCCATCATCACCAAAATGACCCTCACGCAAGTGTCCACCTGGTTCGCCAACGCCAGGAGGAGGCTAAAGAAGGAGAACAAGATGACCTGGACCCCAAGGAGTCGCACAGACGAAGAAGGAAATGTTTACAACAGCGATCATGACGGAGAGGACGGCGACAAACGGGAGGATGAGGAGGAAATCGATTTGGAGAATATTGACACGGAGAATATAGAGAATAAGGACGATTTAGACGACCAGGATGAACTGCATTCTGATTTGAAACTGGACGGCCGGAGCGACTCGGAAATTTCGGACGGCTATGAGGATTTACAAGGACCTGAGCAAAGGTTGTTAAAAGCGATGGTGAAAGACGTTAAAGAGATTAACGGCGACCGCTCAGAACACTTTcaccatcttcatcatcatcatcaccacaacaacaacaacgtagAACTCAAAGCCCAACAGGCCAACGGTGAGCCGGTCAAACTCAACCAGGCCATCATTAACACTCCACCCTCAGAAAACAACCCACCTCCGGCCCCAAAACCTAAGATCTGGTCTTTGGCAGAGACAGCAACAACTCCAGACAATCCACGCAAATCTCCTCTTATGAATGGGACATCCGCTGCGCCCGCCGCTCAGACCATCATCGCTCCTCACAGACTCCTTTCGTGTCCCGTAGGGAAAATCCAGAGCTGGGCAAATCGGGGTTTCACCGCACACCAGCTCGCCTTGCTGAACTCTAACCATTATTTTGGACTCAGTAGCCAAGCTTCGGCGAATGGCCTCGCTCTCTACAGCAGACAAGCCGAGGACAGGAGTCAAAACTCCGAGTCCACAGTCACAGGTACATGTCACCCACACTGAGAAGCGCAGAGACATGCAAT
It encodes the following:
- the LOC127648913 gene encoding iroquois-class homeodomain protein irx-3-like, with translation MSFPQLGYQYIRPIYPQDRQGIGSARAGTDLSPSGALSNVLSTMYGSPFAAAQSYGAFLPYSNDLSIFNQLGAQYELKDSPGVQHPGFAHHHPAFYPYGQYQFGDPSRPKNATRESTSTLKAWLSEHRKNPYPTKGEKIMLAIITKMTLTQVSTWFANARRRLKKENKMTWTPRSRTDEEGNVYNSDHDGEDGDKREDEEEIDLENIDTENIENKDDLDDQDELHSDLKLDGRSDSEISDGYEDLQGPEQRLLKAMVKDVKEINGDRSEHFHHLHHHHHHNNNNVELKAQQANGEPVKLNQAIINTPPSENNPPPAPKPKIWSLAETATTPDNPRKSPLMNGTSAAPAAQTIIAPHRLLSCPVGKIQSWANRGFTAHQLALLNSNHYFGLSSQASANGLALYSRQAEDRSQNSESTVTGTCHPH